A region from the Drosophila ananassae strain 14024-0371.13 chromosome 2L, ASM1763931v2, whole genome shotgun sequence genome encodes:
- the LOC6499930 gene encoding dynein light chain Tctex-type protein 2B — protein MADKQSSGEAKKSTQTSAASKKTEKQQKKSVPGSQNSALGDGEEMPEKSSAQPTAYSMRPAFGEMFPLPIVKNIMNSVMGEKLKDKTYDKDVASKWTSEIADEINQQIASNPKVKRYKHVVQVMLGQELGAGATYNSRCCWDCDCDTSISEVYSNTSLFCVCTVFGTYQY, from the exons ATGGCCGACAAACAGTCATCGGGGGAAGCTAAGAAATCCACCCAGACATCAGCGGCGTCTAAAAAGAcggaaaaacaacaaaagaagTCGGTTCCGGGATCTCAAAACTCTGCGCTGGGTGATGGCGAGGAAATGCCGGAAAAGTCATCGGCGCAGCCGACTGCGTACAGCATGCGACCGGCTTTTGGAGAGATGTTTCCCCTGCCCATTGTAAAGAATATAATGAACAGCGTTATGGGCGAGAAACTCAAAG ACAAAACCTATGACAAGGACGTGGCCAGTAAGTGGACCAGTGAAATAGCCGACGAGATCAACCAGCAGATTGCATCCAATCCGAAGGTCAAGCGGTACAAGCATGTGGTCCAGGTGATGCTTGGCCAGGAGCTGGGAGCGGGAGCCACTTACAATTCGCGTTGCTGCTgggactgcgactgcgacacCTCGATATCCGAGGTCTACAGCAACACCAGCTTGTTTTGTGTGTGTACTGTATTTGGGACATATCAATATTAG
- the LOC6500633 gene encoding uncharacterized protein LOC6500633, which yields MQSTGSKVSCIVMARLVLLVMLLHLAHIRSVAGHYIQIDHEEFRASGFPHPHFPPPPLTPLDHLPQVLATKELTPAEVMVDLTNDLTHRLLHYHSILNRNNFAFSPTALVSVLVALYEGSAGNSAAELKNVLQLPNNRDVIRVGYRDIHRRLRTYFFGSDNPLKGLSLNKGNVTVLKDFETVLMFYGYDLSVDMLSSKPANLTGEAETVNTTMATNATAGEMEETTTLKEAEATTEAPTTTEAPATTTTEEPATTTTEAPAEEAATEAPAASGEEAAEPAADDEAAELVSAFVAEEDAEPLLRIQKARVSKLPISKLQAPLKHSNPITPKPLYLPSARTIAAMPMMARQVADRKPSPLRQVISISAPPAANSSQSRRPKVARHKRHALPGYKDLDANLFLTLFSPHPHVPPHHLHIPPPVPAAFAPITNDFEPHFVSEAAESKSNYNTDVISHVFYLGNQQVVHTTFKVYNAVLYYKYFEHLKMSVLELELDTPEYNLMILLPDYHTDIVGAAASLKLGPTLRLMRKQLKPRWVQAIIPDFKLHGTMFLTNDLQNMGICDVFEPNRADFRPMTDEKGVYVRHIEQSIDVTIRTHPINQLKRNYGAQTKPIQISVNHPFMFFIIDRDLDVAVMSGRILNPLNVRIQ from the exons ATGCAATCAACTGGGAGCAAGGTCAGCTGCATTGTCATGGCTCGCTTGGTGCTACTGGTGATGCTCCTCCACCTGGCCCACATCCGAAGTGTGGCGGGCCACTACATCCAGATCGATCACGAAGAGTTTCGAGCCAGCGGTTTTCCCCATCCCCATTTTCCTCCGCCGCCACTGACACCTCTGGATCACCTGCCTCAGGTGCTGGCCACTAAGGAGCTCACACCCGCCGAAGTGATGGTGGACTTGACCAACGACCTCACCCATCGCCTGCTCCACTATCACTCTATTCTGAATCGAAACAATTTCGCCTTCTCGCCAACTGCTTTGGTTAGTGTCCTGGTTGCCTTGTATGAAGGATCAGCGGGAAACAGTGCTGCAGAGCTAAAAAATGTGTTGCAACTACCCAACAACCGCGATGTCATCCGAGTGGGATACCGCGACATTCATCGACGTTTAAGG ACTTACTTTTTTGGCTCCGACAACCCTCTGAAAGGACTTAGTTTGAACAAGGGCAATGTTACCGTTCTCAAGGACTTTGAGACAGTTCTAATGTTTTATGGCTACGATTTGAGTGTGGACATGCTTTCCTCCAAGCCAGCAAATCTTACGGGGGAAGCTGAGACGGTGAACACCACTATGGCCACAAATGCCACGGCTGGGGAAATGGAAGAAACCACCACATTGAAGGAGGCCGAAGCCACAACGGAAGCTCCAACCACTACAGAAGCGCCAGCCACGACAACGACCGAGGAGCCAGCCACAACGACAACAGAAGCTCCAGCAGAAGAGGCCGCCACCGAAGCGCCAGCAGCATCGGGAGAGGAGGCCGCAGAGCCTGCCGCCGATGATGAGGCAGCCGAGTTGGTGTCCGCTTTTGTGGCCGAGGAGGATGCCGAGCCGCTGCTTCGTATTCAGAAGGCTAGGGTTTCCAAGCTGCCCATTAGCAAACTCCAAGCCCCGCTGAAGCACTCGAATCCGATCACCCCAAAGCCTCTTTACCTGCCCAGCGCAAGGACAATAGCAGCTATGCCCATGATGGCACGCCAGGTTGCGGACAGAAAGCCTTCTCCTCTGCGGCAAGTAATTTCTATTTCAGCTCCGCCAGCTGCGAACAGCTCACAGTCCAGACGACCAAAAGTGGCGCGACACAAGCGTCACGCTCTTCCCGGGTACAAGGATCTAGACGCAAACCTTTTCTTGACTCTGTTCAGTCCACATCCGCATGTGCCACCGCATCATCTGCATATTCCTCCGCCAGTTCCCGCTGCATTTGCTCCAATCACAAATGATTTTGAACCGCATTTTGTGAGTGAAGCGGCGGAGAGCAAGTCTAACTATAACACAGATGTGATCAGCCACGTTTTCTACTTGGGCAATCAGCAGGTGGTTCACACCACCTTCAAGGTATACAATGCTGTGCTGTACTACAAGTACTTCGAACACCTAAAGATGAGCGTACTGGAACTTGAGCTGGACACGCCAGAGTACAATCTGATGATCCTGCTGCCAGACTACCATACGGATATTGTGGGAGCTGCTGCCTCCTTGAAACTGGGACCCACCCTCCGGCTGATGAGGAAGCAATTGAAGCCACGTTGGGTTCAGGCCATCATACCAGACTTTAAGCTCCACGGAACTATGTTTCTCACCAATGACCTGCAGAAT ATGGGAAT CTGTGACGTGTTTGAGCCAAATCGAGCCGATTTTCGACCCATGACTGATGAGAAGGGCGTCTATGTGCGGCACATTGAGCAATCCATAGACGTCACCATCCGAACGCATCCCATCAATCAGCTGAAGC GCAACTATGGCGCGCAAACGAAGCCCATTCAGATCTCTGTGAACCATCCGTTTATGTTTTTCATCATTGATCGCGACCTGGACGTCGCTGTAATGTCGGGCCGCATACTGAATCCGCTGAACGTACGCATCCAATGA